The following coding sequences are from one Streptomyces angustmyceticus window:
- a CDS encoding maleylpyruvate isomerase family mycothiol-dependent enzyme: MTPTAPDFPHDVAAVREATDRLLAAVGTLDDAAIGEPSLLPGWTRGHVLSHLARNADALGNLLTWARTDVRTPMYAGPEAREADIERGADRPLAAHLADLRESAARFDKAMDALPRDRRTYQVEMRNNVVERADRLPLRRLAELELHHVDLGVGHTVDQLSPAFVDSELAFLATIKFAGHPDLPPLELRTDDGRRWRTGALATGPGAGNGPVVVTGSATALVGWLTGRDEGGKLDSHGSDLPVVPPL; encoded by the coding sequence ATGACCCCCACCGCGCCTGACTTCCCGCACGACGTGGCCGCCGTCCGCGAGGCCACCGACCGGCTCCTCGCCGCGGTCGGCACGCTCGACGACGCGGCGATCGGCGAGCCGTCGCTGCTGCCCGGCTGGACCCGCGGCCACGTCCTGTCCCATCTGGCCCGCAACGCCGACGCCCTGGGCAACCTCCTGACCTGGGCGCGGACCGATGTGCGCACGCCGATGTACGCCGGTCCCGAGGCCCGCGAGGCCGATATCGAGCGGGGCGCCGACCGCCCGCTGGCGGCGCATCTGGCGGACCTCAGGGAGTCCGCGGCACGGTTCGACAAGGCGATGGACGCCCTGCCGCGGGATCGCCGGACCTACCAGGTCGAGATGCGCAACAACGTTGTGGAACGGGCCGACCGGCTGCCCCTGCGCCGGCTGGCCGAGCTCGAACTGCACCATGTCGACCTCGGCGTGGGCCACACCGTCGACCAGCTCTCGCCCGCCTTCGTCGACAGCGAACTGGCCTTCCTGGCCACCATCAAGTTCGCCGGCCACCCGGATCTGCCCCCGTTGGAGCTGCGGACCGACGACGGCCGCCGCTGGCGCACCGGCGCGCTCGCCACCGGCCCCGGCGCCGGGAACGGCCCCGTGGTGGTGACGGGCTCCGCGACGGCGCTGGTGGGCTGGCTCACCGGGCGCGACGAGGGCGGCAAACTCGACAGTCACGGCTCCGACCTGCCCGTGGTGCCGCCGCTCTAG